The region gggtgttgacactgtgcggtgCTCATGTTCATGCCAGGACTGATAAGAACAAGTTTTATTACATTTATGTTAAACAGATTTGTAAGCATCAAGGGTACACTAATATGTCAAGCCAGATCACAATTCATATCATCAGGCTCTTCAATTATGACACtacttaaatatatatataaattttgaTGATTCGTTCTTGATAAATGACCCAATGAGAGGTTAACTGTAGCTTCACTGTATGACCATTTGATTCTTTGTAACATTAACATTTGTTAttcaatggcggccatcttgaataaaatcgcgaccatcttggatttttaagTGGTTTTTATTTCTTCATGACAAGATACACAAGGAGAGGGTAACTGCAACTTTTGGTGGTTGTATGACCAATTAATTGTTGTAGCATCAATATATGTCTTTCAGTGGCGACCATCTAGGAAGAAATAgccgccatcttgaaaaatacagtcgccatcttggatttttaagTGTTTTATATTTCTGCTTGATAAGTGACACGAAGAAAGGTTAGTTGCAACTTTTGGAGCTTGTATGACCAATAAATTCTTTGTAACATTaataccatcttgaaaaaaatggcagccatgttggattttaatTTGGCTAACGTTGTTTTTGTATAAAGTGACCCAAAGGGAGTGTCTGTACCAATTTTGGTGCTTGTATCACTAAATGCACAATTATGGTCATATAAGTCAATAATCTGCCCAGCTAAATCGCTTCCTTGCCTATTGTTCAGCGataaagaagatccctcagaggtttggctcatcttcgacctgtAACGTAACATtctcttcacaggtcaacgaacatttgccgctttaacatcagttggcctgatgatgcatccgagataggatgtgaaatattgccactcacaaaaaaagtccagtagatcagattataactacaatttcatagttatttatacctggatgaatgataatcttcataatcgtaTCTTAAATGAatacatttttctttgttttaaaattaatttgttcGGCTCGAAATTTAAATGGGGATATATATGATGGTTTTGTTGgaaacaaataagaatctattctttatggaaCTCGCATATTATTgcttttaaatcattttaaatacATACAAACCTACCTTTGCTGTGTCTTATCATAGGTATAAATGCCTTGGTGACTCGAACCATTCCCCATGTATTAACCTCTGCTATATTTTTGAAGACTTTCAATGGTGCCATCTCTATTTCTCCCCACCTTTGAAATCCAGCGTTGTTTACACACGCCCAAAACACTGAAAGCAGATCAAATCCCATAAGCTGAATTGAGTTCCTGAAAATTATATCTTGATATTCGACATTTTTACGAATTTTATAACACAGCGAATCTTCGACATAGGTGGTTCTCCGGGAGACCTCCCAGAAATTCTTATTATGTATCCCAGGACAGGGTTTTGGGAtacctaatttgcatgtgaaaataAAAATCGGAGACCTCCCGGAGATCTTTCCTGGAGGTCTCCGGCTTACCTGCTTTATATTTTGCTATGGCTGATatttcaaattaaagaaaacacacTTTTGGtcattattcgccgtagaagtgacgcaaTAATCGGATAAACTACCTTAGCAatttatgaatacaatttttgaatatatcctgcactacaagcactttgcactcatcacctatgtCTGTCTGCaatacagtagcgtagccaggggggggtggcaggggggcagagtgccccctgacaaaaaaaaatgaaagaaaaagtgccctctgacaaaaaatgaaagagaaaatcaggagggcaaaggcaaagaaaaagggcaaggagccccttttgtagcaaaattcagggccaaaatagtgtaaaatacaaaattttttcgcgctacgcgcacacGTTATAACGATAAAGCcccttttagccggataatgggcgaaaatagtgcaaaataccatttttttcgcgctacgcgcgcacatcatcccaataaggcccttttcgggaagctcaaagacatgcagtctctatgtattgtatgatgcaactgcaatttttttcgtctgtgccccaaaaattttattttggccccccctgaccaagaaagctggctacgcccctgctgcaatcatagattgaatacaataccactcttttcaaagatacttatcttacaggtgcgagtgatccaggtctttatccctgttctttgacatctatggttcaatgcataggtaccgcgtgaacgttgtagtacagagcgatatattcaaaattgtatgtatctattgctatggtagctaatccgattaattacatcacttctaccTTGATTTTTAGAAACCAACCCTCACTTTGGCCAGAAGCTCATGTTTCATGATCTAAATACCTTATTGTTGTGCTGACTGTAGTGACATACCTAATTTTTCTTTGTTGACTGTTTTAGCAACTAGGTTTCTTGCTGCAATCACCTCGTCTTCAGATGTAACATCACATGGTACAATTGTCAATTTCTTGGAACTCTTTGATGCTAGTTCACGTGCGTCTCTTCCAGCTGAATAATAAGAACATTATTTTAGTTTATGATCAGCCAATTTTTTTAGATAATTCCCCGTATATGCAAGACATCCAAATCAGGTTGATGATCACCGTCGATTTCACGTTGAAGCATTAACTTGACGATcattaacctgatttcaacgtatGTTGAAATGTGGTTGAAATAGAGTCCATCTTCAACCCAAATCCAACCTGTTTACAACTACATTTCAACGTTAAGTTTATATTAGATCGAAGGAATATGAAGAGGCCAACCTCAACCACTGGCACAAATTAGGGTGGATGTATTATCAATAATGTTAGTGGAATGAAAAAGGCAAGGAGTGAAGGATGAcaccaaaaaagaaaagaaaaaaaggaaggcaATTAAAAGGGTTAAGAAGAAGATGGTATTCCACGATGTAACAGCGATGCAATATTGACAGTACCTAAGAGCGGTGATCTCATGCTAACGGTCAAACCATACGTTGATGATAAACTCGGGCAGAATCAATGTGACTTTAGAGAACAAAATCCAAAGCCGAGCAGATTATTACTTTGAGAAGTAGCACTTAGCTCATGAAATAAAAGAACCTCTCTGCAGTAGTAACTTTAActgattttataaaaaaaactttcAATACAGTTCACAGaggcaaaattattaaaattttgaaagtttctggCATCCAGAATGATAATCTGGCACCATATATATCTGTACGTTCATCATCGTTCTGACTATTACCTCAGTTTACCGAGGAAATGCCGACATTTTGCTCCTCTGAATATAACCGAGACTATGACGACATAGCACTATTATCTGATACAGTCGGCCAAGCGCAGGAATTGCATGCTTAGAAACGTAGAGAAatcgcagctcccaaagaccccatatatttgaccaaaatatagttccgaaagacccttaattttaataatttcacctctaaaagaccccaaaattgctcattcctcgtatttctgttttttttcagtcaattttcaaccaaaaaaaagccaagaaagatccttgattttgactgttcgcagctccaaaagtccccattttacttgttcgcagcccggtttGCAGCTCCAAACGACCcacttttaccggtacgccgtcagcttccaaagacccaccacctcaaaattccgggggaacatacccaccaaaatttgttgatgtgcacaACTTATTTGGTACAACCATTCAACAGAAGTTGAAATCCAAACCGAGGAAGGCAGCTTACTTGAAGAAGTTAAAAACCtcaagtatcccagcaaacacaaaacgttttcgacatcattcgcaaaaggttataaaaggttgtcagataacgtttaaatgtcgggttatataaagggtacattaatggtataaaaacgttttcataacattaaaaaacatttgttggtaatttactgcacagcaaacacttaaaataaaacatttaaatgtcaggttatataaagggtataaaacgttttaataacattccaaaaacatctttgaaaacttggtacaaaccattctaaacagaatgttactttggggttgaaaaaatatgttgcaaaaaatgtttgcccaaaatatttacaataacatttaaaaaaaattttcatgacctttatataacccgacattttaatgttattaaaacgtttttacctaaaccaaaatccaaaatataacttatttaaaacgttttaaaaacgtttttgtgtttgctgggcatatgcatgtttctttttagcacgaatacaccatgttttggaccaaaatgtcGAGCCAACGTTGGCCCACTGGCCAAAATGACGTCGGTTCAACGTTGGCTTAACGTATATGACTATATTGTGtaaacgttggcccaacgtttgcttcccagcaaacacaaaacgttttcgacatcattcgcaaaaggttataaaaggttgtcagaaaacgtttaaatgtcgggttatataaatggtacattaatggtataaaacgttttcataacattaaataacatttgttggtaatttactgcacagcaaacacaaatgttttacagaaaacatttaaatggcgggttatataaagggtataaaaacgttttaataacattccaaaaacatttttgaaaacttggtacaaatcattctatacagaatgttagtttggggttgaaaaaatattttgcaaaatatgtttgcccaaaatatttacaataacgtttttaaactgttttcacgacctttatataacccgacatttaaatgtttttaaaacgttttgtaaaaaacattttaagaacatttttgtgtttgctggttgcaaatattttaacataatgttatttaagtgttgacaaaatattagaccaaatatatttgcaaaaatagtttaaactaTCCTTTTAAAATATCCTTTAAATAATACACTTTAGCAGGTTTAGCcataaaatattgcttatattaacttaaaacaccgCCTCAAAGTATAGAAACCCCggtagctcagtcggtagagcgcCAGATTTATAAAccgaaggtccctggttcgaatcccggtaggtTCATTAAGGAAAGAGACTTGTGTAAATTAAGCTAGGAAATTTGTGTTCGTTGAAAAATAGAGAGTAGGTAAGTGTAAGATTCGGTGCAAGCAGAATATACGctactaaataatattttttgagttttttttcatgatttttcgtctCATTGGGCTTACTTGCCAATCGTTGGATCGACGTTGGATAATGGTTGGTTTAACGttggtcaatggatggattaataacattggcccaacatCAAAGATTTTATGTTAGCCCAACGTCACAGATTACAACTTTATTAGGGTTGGGTCAATGTTGGATCGACGTTGGCCCACGTCGGCACAACGCTGAATGTGGACGTCGCACCAACGTTCTATTTTGGCGTTAAAAAAACTTTCATATCCATCCTCCAGGCAACCGTCATCCGACGTTAGATATTGACGTTGACACAACATAGTAGCAACCATTTGTGCCCACTGGGTTAcattgacatttcgaaaacattttaaaaatattgttgtagtgtgttttcatacaaaacgttttaaaacgatttcattacctttatataacccgacattttaatgttattaaaacgtttttacctaaaccaaaaccctaaatataacccatttaaaacgttttaaaaacgtttttgtgtttgctgggttgaatCCTTAAGTTCCACCTACCTGGCAGGAGACAGCCAGCAAACACCCGAAGTCCGATTTGATCACATCTTAGAGCCAATTTATGTCCAAAGCCGGTGTCACAGCCTGTGATAAATACAGCCTTACCCTCGGCCTCAAACCGTCCCCTTGGTATCAGCTTTTGGGCAACATAGAACCCGATAAAAGCGAAACCTGAAGCAATGAGTTTAGCGCAAGTACTGTCAGGTTCTACAGTATATACACCGTACGCGAATGACAGAAATATTACACTTAATATGAAATAAGTATGAAGGCCGACACACGCTTCCATGGTTCACACAActaaatttaatgtttttattttatagCTACTGGAGCTTTTTGGACACAACCTTCAAATAAATGTCAACGATATAAAGCAGtgaaacaatgtttttttttggaCTTTTGGACTTTTTGTTGGTTAAAATAAAAGGGACAAAGTTCAATAATGCTTCTTATCGATATATGTCTGTTTACCGTCATATCAGTTTGTCACGATCATTAATAatgttaagggggtattacatccattgtatttgttttggcatttgtttgcattttgtgaagaaatgagaaaaaataggacaaagtggtatgcaaaatgaaggggcaaatcttctcgttctattggtggcatcgatatcaatgtagcttacatgcttctacttttggtaactattttatatttatttgtccaatccatctcaactaggcaatctaaattgtactccccatttacatcccaaggtattttagtatatccactcagatcttttcaatatatatccagtaaaagacagaATAtccaaattgatgcctcattatgatatcacagactatcacatgtattcaaaatggatgcctaaatttgacctgaaccaagtgacctataacctgacctatggtGACCTAtaagcctttttaaatctcttttcctaacaacacattatagaaggtacatagtatacaaatatttactgctcatgagggatctggtggaatctattggtccccgaggtgaactggacaccgtgagcctactatttcccgagaccgccagtaaatatttgttttatatcctttattaatatattcttttttattaattggttaaaataatagaaaggcctttatcatagacataggcctaggcataaatgtaggctaagCCCTAGCATAGTCAGGGCTAGGTTAGGCTTGccatgctttgttttgattgatacatgtaggcctacacgcaCACAATTGAGTGGCTATAAAGCTTACCGTTGTAATGTtgtaacctctacaataccgcagtgaaacgagtaaccatgttatCTCTTATTTcgccgtcaatattaagatattgttcctgatgtaactcagattatgtcatgaaactgccgtattttagctgcacttctgtgctgctgcttgtgtgcttcgcaagacaacatgacttgctacacattaatacccctgAACCGGCAGcgatatcccgcgtatgtggcgagttgcaccgaccactatgaactgcgacgcggctatgaggtcatacgcgctcagagggagTATAGCAAAAAAATATATCCCGGGGAAATAGTACTTTGAGTCggctttttgactgctttgcaaaatagcaaaactatttttggtcacatgatactcgtttaaccaattaatgaacgagaatatattaatgaaggataaaatattaaattaactatgcatccattgtgaatagtttatttaatttataaagtgttatttagcatgcatcaCTGAATAAATTTTCtaaagatagtataacaaaggatttaatatattctattcatgtactctacttgaacatgttgaatagaataaattatggtttgttatgaaacacacatctgagttactaggatacagtaaacaaaaaatatatagagctaaaatgatttactaaaatggtttaaaagcactttgtatgtaaagatattttgataagttcgggacatgaggtgatgaacatatttatgtacttcgtaaatttgcaataacaaaaagaagaggggtactgatgaaaatcatggtattatacccctTAACAATAACCCTCGCCatacggactacgaaggggagtGGTTAATGTAGCACCCCTCTAATTTTCTATTACAAACGTCGCATACTGttataattaattttggttataatgaagttgaatattggtcttaaattgatctttcaaatgactgtTTGTGCTGAAATCGTCGggttcatcacatagtgacgtatcgtgatTTTGGTCATATttgcaattttgggtttttaggTTTTAAATATTGTCCTCTTCAATTACACCAATTCCCAACGCTGAAATTTaagtaattaattagtaattattaAACACTAAGGAACAGTTTTCAGGCAGTAAATTAGTGCAAAAACACAACAACATGCAACCTTATTACAAATCGGCATGTTTCAAATTAGTTTTGCTCCGACATGCGCTTTCCAGTTTTCCttacgatacgtcactatgtgatgaacccgacgaaatgcgcgcgaaaatttggatTTACATCGCTTGGAagggtgcagaatcgatgctgataATTTGatcagggcacgtgccccctcgTCGCTACTACACCACTGGGGTAGAGTAAAATGTACCGCAACTGACGACTCTATGATTAGCTCACGTCGTTTGAGCGTCCTATGGTAGTCTGTTATACCAGATGGAAAACCTTCGGGGGTTGTATTAGGGTTAATATTGCACTATTAACAGTACAAGAAAAACGACCACTCCAATTATAATTATCTTTCAATCCTAACCTTAAAATActtgccaacttctgaattctaTTTGCATGGTTCAAATAAAATACTTTCCAATTGATTACCAGCAAAAACAGTGATATTATATTAAACTTTCTTTCTTTTAGGAGAACCGGCAAGATTCAAgtaaaacatttcattttgcATGATAGATTGCTACATTTTATTACAATTATGTTGATATAGGTTACATTATGTCCTTTTCTTGTCTTGTAAGTAAGCTGGTATTCCAAGTACCTCTTGTTGTCTATACATCTTCATATCAGACCACCATGAAGGCATAATGTTATATGGTACAAAATCACGCCAAGCGGCTGGTCCCAGTAGACCACTTATAACATATCGATGCTTGGGCTGTTTTGACAAAATGGAGTCCAACATGGCATCGATAACGGGAGTGTTATCTAAGTACCCACATACTTTTCGCCGAGAGAAGACGTATCTATGATACTATCAACATACGGTCGGCCATAGTCTTGTTTAGCGATGTCGTCCATACCCTGCCATAAATCGTCAGCAGGATTTTTGTCACTATTTAGAAATTGTGAAACGTTAGTAGTCGATCCATAGTGACCAGGTTCGATGATCGCTACCTATAGtaggaaataaaaataaaaataagtcaaACATAGCTTCATAGTTGACTTAATTGACAGCAGAAAAGGAGAAGAAACTGCGACTGGACTATTGTTTTCCAGCAATTCCTTTTTAGTTCAGGTGAACTTCGGCTGGACTGTTATTTTCCTTCTTCTGACAACATTTGATATTTGCTCTAGCTCATTATTTGActgattatgatataaaattggatcggttgagcccatatttattggtcgagctatgagttttaaaatattggacgagacgtagtcgagtccaatattttaaaactcatagcgagaccaataaatattgggcgtaaagcatctaattttatcattattatgttttggatccaatattatcacaacttggatccatcaaaacataataatgatgaaacttgggcacaagctccactaccccaagCTTCACATTTGAAATGGCCCTTTTGAGGTCAAACGTCGACGCATGAGTATcgttggctaaaaatgtgatttttaccaaaaataattCTTCTTCTACATATTACATGATTTAAGATttttcaaggtcatacaggggttaaACAGCGTTGATTacttaaaatcattttaaaaatcactatttgctgcatatttgttgttgttatacccgcatgcgaagcacccgcatgcgaagcatgaacgggtatattgccattctatggtttcttctccttcttctccttcttctcttcctccatcaaacacaacattctgtcaaggctagcgctaaaactacaagggccacagggcccatatgtggtacacgtatgggccctaccccgtagatttatcctttgcccatcttggccccagaggtcaaggtcacgggccccaggggcccaaatgtgaaaatacaaagcatgccgtttctcatcaaatgaagcagcctcagggccctgagttggtacactgatagccccagggtactctatatatacaagtatacatgagccccatatgtcatatattatgggccccagggccccaaatgttaaaataggggTAATAGATTGACAGAGCTaccgctaaaactacaagggccccagggcccatatgtggtacacttatgggccatacccagtagatttatcctttgcacatcttggccccagaggtcaaaggtcacgggccccaggggcccaaatgtaaaaatacaaagcatgttgtttctcattaaatgaagcagcctcgggccctgagttggtacactgatagagccaggggtactctatatatacaagtatacatgagtcccatatgtcatatattatgggccccagggccccaaatgttaaaataaggggcaacagattaacaaggctagctataaaactacaagggcactagggctcatatgtggcacatgtataggccctaagttgtaatgtgtcttctgcccattttggccccagatgtttaaggctaggggcccccagaggcccaaatgttaaaacaaagggccggtcgtttctcagcaaataaagtagctacagggtttagatttggtacactaataggtcttcagcattatattgttttatgtatatatgaaccccatgtgtcacataatatgggccccagggccccaaacgctaaaacatagggccggtcgttactcagtaaataaagcagctacaatgtccagcttgagtctgctgatagcacttgagaattatatttcaacatatgcacatgagccccataagtcaaatattatgggcccaggccccaaatgttaaagcaaagcgccggccatttttcaccaaagctcaaagtttgtacacagactgcacctgagaattatattgttatatgtacatatgagccccatatgtcacataatatgggcccagggccccaagcgctaaaacatagggccagccgttactcagtaaataaagcagctacagtgcccagcttaagtctactgatagcacttgagaattatacttcaacatgtgtacatgagcctcataaatcaaatatgttgggccagggccccaaatgttaaaaagggctgtccttttatcatcaaataaagcaacttcagggctcggagtttgtacacagattgcacctgcgaattatattcttaataacacccaccccatcccattcacagacaattgcgtaattataataatatagatgacagaaactttaaggctgttccagttaaattacatacccattggctgttctatttaatttacatactccctctgaaatggctgttccatttaatttacatactccctctagaatagaatagctttcccctaatcaaattgcatattgtgaatttcaatagcgtattaggcctataataattatagatgatgataattgaaaataccatgtgtgaagcgttaaggctgttccattcaaattacatacctttggctgttccatttaatttacacactccctctgaaatgatcccaaaaaaagctgttccatttaatttacatactccctctgaaatggctgttccatttaatttacatactctctctggaatagctttcccctaatcaaattgcacattgtgaatttcaatctatcaaattgcatagcttcactgtgaattagagagactgacaacagcaacctaagtcctcagcaaataaggactgtaagtttgtgtaaaccgataacatgcgggtatagccgtatttgtgtacaaatatatagccttctagttgttcttcttcttctgtaaTCCCAGTTTGGCCTATTTTGTCGCGCCCTTCGTACGCATTTGTCCAGGGAAATTCATTCTTGGAGCCGGTCAGCGGGACGGCTTTGAAATTATGTCCTCTTTGGACATTCTGCCCAGTCACAGGGAAAAAAGTTGGGAAGGCCTTACCTTATGTGCTTTTTTTGTGACAAAATCCGATATTTGTAATGCTTACCTTAACACCCCATTTGTGCATTTCATAACGCAAAACATCACTGAATGTTTCTGCTGCAGATTTGGACATACAATACATAGCTTTGGTAGGGACGCACCATCGTCCCATTACACTTGTCACGTTCACAAATCGACCTTAAACAGAGATAATCAGGTTAAAAAGCAAACCTTTTTTAAATACCTAAAAGCAAACCTTTTTTAAATACCTAAAAGCAAACCTTTTTTAAATTCCTGGTATGCAATATTTTCTATTAAAAGTAAAGATGTTGCAAAACATAGATAAATTgattgtaattttacatgtaatttgaccGCTTGGCCACAATATGTGGAATAATAAAAACCGATAATTATAATAAATCACTTTGAATAAAAATCGTTGTAAGGAATCACTAATATCATAAAGTAAATTCATTAtttcttattgttttgagttcacaacTAGGAGAAGTAGAATCGATGATAACATTTCAACTAAATATATACAATTTGAACAAGTAAAAGGCATAATTAAAGAGCAGAAATATTTCCCCCTGAAGCTTTGAAATGGACATTGTTGTTATGCGTCACACGGTTCATGCAACGCGACTAAATTTGTCATCTTAGAGACTTGGCTTTTAACATTTTCAATGCATAAAAACCTACCTTTACTGTGTCTTATCATAGGTATAAATGCCTTAGTGACTCGTACCATTCCCCATAAATTAACCTCTGATATATTTTTGAAGACCTTCAATGGTACCATCTCTATTTCTCCCCATCTTTGAAAGCCAGCGTTGTTTACACACGCCCAAAACACTGAAATAAAATCAAATGCCATGAATTAAATTGAgttcttaaaaaaataaaattatttgatattcgaCATAGGCTTAGTGATCCCACGGGTATAATGTAATACCTGTTCGACAgcgaacacggttgtttgatgtgattattttaaagccatgatttctccgtgttacaaaatttaaaatccgtgttacaaattgaacgatttccgtgattttccgttttcccaCAAAGCAATGAAAAGTTAAAACAAGAGAGTGAGTTTTGagagtgtattttgtcttaccttttattGTAGTATGGCCAGAGGC is a window of Amphiura filiformis chromosome 2, Afil_fr2py, whole genome shotgun sequence DNA encoding:
- the LOC140142698 gene encoding D-beta-hydroxybutyrate dehydrogenase, mitochondrial-like — its product is MEACVGLHTYFILSVIFLSFAYGVYTVEPDSTCAKLIASGFAFIGFYVAQKLIPRGRFEAEGKAVFITGCDTGFGHKLALRCDQIGLRVFAGCLLPAGRDARELASKSSKKLTIVPCDVTSEDEVIAARNLVAKTVNKEKLVFWACVNNAGFQRWGEIEMAPLKVFKNIAEVNTWGMVRVTKAFIPMIRHSKGRFVNMTSVLGRWCNATNAMYCMSKSAAETFCDVLRYEMHKWDVKVAIIEPGHYGWTTRVSQFLNSDKNRADDIWQGMDDIAKQDYGRPYVDSIIDTYSRTQRVGSYADNTPVIDAMLDAILSKQPKHRYVISGLLGPAAWRDFVPYNLMPSWWSDMKMYRQQEDLGIPAYLQDKKKT